Proteins from one Amycolatopsis endophytica genomic window:
- a CDS encoding alpha/beta fold hydrolase yields the protein MKSTVSAPGRGHKMPVCTTDKSQAVLAAVDSASGKPVVVGHSAACSLAWLAADARPGKIAKAVFVGGFPAVDGRPYADFFELRDGVMPFPGWGPFQGPDSAGLDEQARDAIAAAAVPVPGGVATGVVRLRDERRFDVPVVVVCPEFSPAEAREWVSAGDVPELAKCRHLDYADLDSGHWPMFTRPAELAGLLAGLLAAAAEGVSPGGDAATTP from the coding sequence ATGAAATCGACCGTATCCGCGCCGGGACGAGGCCATAAAATGCCGGTTTGCACAACGGACAAAAGCCAGGCCGTGCTCGCCGCCGTGGACTCGGCGTCGGGGAAGCCCGTGGTAGTCGGGCACTCGGCGGCGTGCAGCCTGGCGTGGCTGGCCGCCGACGCGCGTCCGGGCAAGATCGCGAAAGCGGTTTTCGTCGGCGGGTTCCCGGCCGTCGACGGCAGGCCCTACGCCGATTTCTTCGAGCTGCGGGACGGCGTGATGCCCTTTCCCGGCTGGGGCCCGTTCCAGGGGCCGGACTCGGCCGGCCTCGACGAGCAGGCCCGCGACGCGATCGCCGCGGCCGCGGTGCCCGTGCCCGGCGGTGTCGCCACGGGTGTGGTGCGGCTGAGGGACGAGCGGCGCTTCGACGTGCCGGTCGTGGTCGTGTGCCCCGAGTTCAGCCCGGCCGAGGCACGGGAGTGGGTCAGCGCCGGTGACGTGCCCGAGCTCGCGAAGTGCCGCCACCTCGACTACGCCGACCTCGATTCCGGTCACTGGCCCATGTTCACCAGGCCGGCCGAACTCGCCGGCCTGCTCGCCGGCCTGCTCGCCGCGGCGGCCGAGGGGGTCAGCCCGGGAGGTGACGCCGCAACCACGCCGTGA
- a CDS encoding HEAT repeat domain-containing protein yields the protein MVPLNATHRNPQDTRLLDALRAGNSSTRLQAALAAGTCPDPGFAEVLVARCAVEPDFFVRDMLTWALTRLPPEVTVPRLRAQLRSATAQARSQALHTLSKIGDRSVWPAITRSLLHDADDEVARSAWRAAVVLVPAGQRDGLAADLAAQLGRGDRDVQLSLSRALVALGDVIEPAVRSGGASADPAVRVHARATQRLLHDPEAGFDAAVEEAKRIAALGPERVGGAAC from the coding sequence GTGGTTCCCTTGAACGCGACACACCGGAACCCACAGGACACCAGGCTGCTCGACGCCCTGCGAGCCGGGAACTCCTCGACACGGCTGCAGGCCGCGCTGGCGGCGGGCACATGCCCCGACCCGGGCTTCGCCGAGGTGCTCGTGGCACGGTGCGCGGTCGAGCCGGACTTCTTCGTGCGCGACATGCTGACCTGGGCGCTGACCCGCCTCCCGCCGGAGGTCACGGTGCCCAGGCTCCGCGCGCAGCTGCGGTCGGCGACTGCCCAGGCGCGTAGTCAGGCCCTGCACACGTTGTCGAAGATCGGGGACCGGAGCGTGTGGCCCGCGATCACCCGGTCACTGCTGCACGACGCCGACGACGAGGTCGCGCGGAGTGCGTGGCGGGCCGCCGTCGTCCTCGTTCCCGCCGGACAGCGGGACGGGCTGGCCGCCGACCTGGCCGCCCAGCTCGGCCGCGGCGACCGGGACGTGCAGCTGAGCCTGTCCCGCGCGCTCGTCGCGCTCGGGGACGTGATCGAGCCTGCCGTGCGGTCCGGAGGGGCCAGTGCCGACCCGGCGGTGCGGGTGCATGCCCGTGCCACGCAGCGGCTTCTGCACGACCCGGAAGCCGGGTTCGACGCGGCGGTCGAGGAGGCGAAGCGCATCGCCGCGCTCGGTCCGGAACGGGTCGGGGGAGCGGCGTGCTGA
- a CDS encoding HEAT repeat domain-containing protein: MLIGEVARRSGVSTRMLRHYDTLGLVRPTGRTVGGYREYSDEDIRRIFHVESLRSLGLSLRQIGRALEDPAFAPPVLVADLIRRSEDRLRREQELLDRLRTVDASEPSGWPDVLRIVELLHGLNSPSPAHRQRAVLAPAEDVPVPAEVLAAAVLAESDPNVAGALRWALARAGGDGAASLAAGLRSDDPDVRRRAVLAVGEMPGDEATTMLADALGDPDLTVRRHAALASGRRGVAAAVPVLVTMVVEGANDVEAAEVLGALSLGPGRAAEIVSALGGELAADSAVRIRLAQALAELPDALGADLLMQLTRDGDPAVALIARALEPRAED; this comes from the coding sequence GTGCTGATCGGCGAGGTGGCCCGCCGCTCGGGCGTGAGCACGCGGATGCTGCGGCATTACGACACCCTCGGACTGGTGCGGCCCACCGGCCGCACCGTCGGCGGTTACCGCGAGTACTCCGACGAGGACATCCGCCGGATCTTCCACGTGGAGAGCCTGCGGTCGCTGGGGTTGTCGCTGCGGCAGATCGGGCGGGCGCTGGAGGACCCGGCTTTCGCGCCGCCCGTGCTGGTCGCCGACCTCATCCGGCGGAGCGAGGACAGGCTGCGGCGGGAGCAGGAGCTCCTCGATCGGCTGCGCACCGTGGACGCGTCGGAGCCCTCGGGCTGGCCGGACGTCCTGCGCATCGTCGAGCTGCTGCACGGGCTGAACTCGCCCAGCCCGGCCCACCGGCAGCGGGCCGTCCTGGCCCCGGCCGAGGACGTGCCGGTCCCCGCCGAGGTGCTGGCCGCGGCCGTCCTCGCCGAATCCGATCCGAACGTCGCGGGCGCCCTGCGGTGGGCGCTCGCGCGGGCGGGCGGCGACGGTGCGGCGAGCCTGGCCGCCGGGCTGCGGTCGGACGACCCCGACGTCCGGCGGCGCGCGGTCCTGGCCGTCGGCGAGATGCCCGGCGACGAGGCGACCACGATGCTCGCCGACGCGCTCGGCGACCCGGATCTCACGGTCCGGCGGCACGCCGCGCTGGCCTCGGGCAGGCGTGGCGTCGCCGCGGCCGTGCCGGTACTCGTCACCATGGTGGTCGAGGGCGCCAACGACGTCGAGGCGGCCGAGGTCCTGGGCGCGCTGTCCCTGGGCCCCGGTCGCGCCGCGGAGATCGTGAGCGCGCTGGGCGGTGAACTCGCCGCGGACTCCGCGGTGCGGATCCGCCTGGCCCAGGCGCTCGCCGAACTGCCGGACGCGCTCGGCGCGGACCTGCTGATGCAGCTGACCCGCGACGGCGACCCGGCGGTCGCCCTCATCGCCCGCGCGCTCGAACCGCGGGCCGAGGACTGA
- a CDS encoding SMP-30/gluconolactonase/LRE family protein gives MTTTVLDGFSYLECPRWHEGRIFFSDFYTHLVHSCTEDGSDLRVEAEVPQQPSGLGWLPDGRLLIVSMRDGLLLRREPEGTLVTHADLSAHLTGHANDMVVDAQGRAYVGNFGFDLMHNAPVAPAALVRADPDGTVTRVAEDLLFPNGSVITDDGVLLVDETFANRVTAFDLAADGSLTNRRVWAAFGEPPTERDMDKALPQLVIAPDGCCLDAEGALWIADGIGGRLVRVREGGEIVDEIRPGTGVFACMLGGADGRTLYACAAPDFNEHARKNVREASLLAFRVDVPHAGRP, from the coding sequence GTGACGACAACGGTTCTGGACGGCTTTTCCTACCTCGAATGCCCGCGCTGGCACGAGGGACGGATCTTCTTTTCCGACTTCTATACCCACCTCGTGCACTCCTGCACCGAGGACGGTTCCGATCTGCGCGTCGAGGCGGAGGTGCCGCAGCAGCCGTCCGGGCTCGGCTGGCTGCCCGACGGGCGTCTGCTGATCGTGTCGATGCGCGACGGGCTGCTACTGCGCCGCGAACCCGAGGGCACGCTCGTCACCCACGCCGACCTGTCGGCGCACCTGACCGGCCACGCCAACGACATGGTCGTCGACGCCCAGGGCCGCGCCTACGTCGGCAACTTCGGGTTCGACCTCATGCACAACGCCCCGGTCGCCCCGGCCGCTCTCGTGCGCGCCGATCCCGACGGCACGGTCACCCGGGTCGCGGAGGACCTGCTGTTCCCCAACGGCAGCGTGATCACCGACGACGGCGTGCTGCTGGTCGACGAAACCTTCGCCAACCGGGTCACCGCCTTCGACCTCGCCGCCGATGGCTCGCTGACCAACCGGCGCGTGTGGGCGGCGTTCGGCGAGCCGCCCACCGAGCGGGACATGGACAAGGCGCTGCCGCAGCTCGTGATCGCCCCCGACGGCTGCTGCCTCGACGCCGAGGGCGCGCTGTGGATCGCCGACGGCATCGGCGGACGTCTCGTGCGGGTCCGGGAGGGCGGCGAAATCGTCGACGAGATCCGGCCCGGCACCGGGGTGTTCGCGTGCATGCTGGGCGGCGCCGACGGCCGCACCCTGTACGCGTGCGCGGCGCCGGACTTCAACGAGCACGCCCGCAAGAACGTGCGCGAAGCCAGCCTGCTCGCCTTCCGGGTCGACGTGCCCCACGCGGGCCGCCCCTGA
- a CDS encoding tyrosine-type recombinase/integrase — MTDPAALEATTRALTVRADSPATLRETLASAVDLLPALPPADPLDRYAIRHVTVLWLETDKTEHTRRAYYADLAAWLSWCDRTGLDPLHARRADVDAWKNGLTVTARDGTVRPASASTVGRTLAGVSSWYRYLQSNDLTERNPVAAVNRPKTGKRPPLPALDRDSAAALLNHVEDRAQRNGTEASWRDAAVVALLFYTGVRVSAVTTAQIGDLDSDAGHTILRYTGKGGHRDFVPLVPAALHPLRRYLELRAARTGTGLDRLRGPLVATTPHPHDPAKPGGKALSQRHVWHLLRERAEAAGLAAAATISPHTARRTTGTLLLAHDVPVQKVQDLLGHADIRTTRDHYDAHRHKLETSPVHTLAQLLADARHRLP, encoded by the coding sequence ATGACCGACCCCGCCGCCCTGGAGGCGACGACGCGAGCCCTGACCGTCCGCGCGGACTCCCCGGCGACCCTCCGGGAGACGCTCGCGAGCGCCGTGGACCTGCTGCCGGCACTCCCTCCGGCCGACCCCCTGGACCGCTACGCGATTCGTCACGTGACGGTGCTGTGGCTGGAGACGGACAAGACCGAGCACACCCGCCGCGCCTACTACGCGGACCTCGCCGCCTGGCTGTCCTGGTGCGACCGCACCGGACTCGACCCCCTGCACGCGCGCCGGGCGGACGTGGACGCGTGGAAGAACGGCCTCACGGTCACCGCGCGGGACGGCACCGTGCGGCCCGCCTCAGCCTCGACCGTCGGGCGCACCTTGGCCGGAGTGTCGAGCTGGTACCGCTATCTCCAGTCCAACGACCTCACCGAGCGCAACCCGGTCGCCGCCGTCAACCGCCCGAAAACCGGCAAGCGGCCACCGCTGCCCGCGCTCGACCGCGACTCCGCCGCCGCACTGCTCAACCACGTCGAAGACCGCGCCCAGCGCAACGGCACCGAAGCCTCGTGGCGGGACGCGGCCGTGGTCGCGCTGCTCTTCTACACCGGCGTCCGGGTCTCGGCCGTCACCACGGCGCAGATCGGCGACCTCGACAGCGACGCCGGGCACACGATCCTGCGCTACACCGGCAAGGGCGGCCACCGCGACTTCGTGCCCCTCGTGCCGGCCGCCCTGCACCCGCTGCGCCGCTACCTCGAACTGCGGGCCGCGCGCACCGGCACCGGTCTGGACCGCTTGCGGGGGCCACTCGTCGCGACCACCCCACATCCGCACGATCCCGCCAAACCGGGTGGGAAAGCGCTCTCCCAGCGCCACGTCTGGCACCTGCTGCGGGAACGGGCCGAAGCCGCGGGCCTCGCCGCCGCGGCCACGATCAGCCCGCACACCGCCCGGCGCACCACCGGCACGCTCCTGCTCGCCCACGACGTGCCGGTGCAGAAGGTGCAGGACCTGCTGGGACACGCGGACATCCGCACCACCCGCGACCACTACGACGCGCACCGGCACAAGCTGGAAACCTCCCCGGTGCACACCCTGGCGCAGCTGCTCGCCGATGCCCGCCACCGCCTTCCTTGA
- a CDS encoding aldo/keto reductase has product MTQTRPGGTGPLAGHTVSRVGFGAMQLERLHDDRAAAIALLRRAVELGVDHVDTAQFYDNGFVNSVLGEALRPEDDVLVVSKVGAESNPGGAVPLRAAQRPEQLRASVEDNLASLGLDRIPVVNLRRLDVGPGVRAEGDQVVDLDDQLAVMTALRDEGKIGAIGLSAVTLDGLRHALPAGIACVQNSYSLVARDNEDMVRLCAAEGIAWVPFFPLGGAFPGMPKVADEPAVIDAAKALDATPAQVGLAWLLHHSPNVHLIPGTASIDHLEANIAAGSLVLDEATLASLDAVPTRAQEIPLG; this is encoded by the coding sequence ATGACTCAGACTCGCCCCGGCGGCACCGGTCCGCTCGCCGGCCACACCGTCTCCCGGGTCGGATTCGGCGCCATGCAGCTCGAACGCCTGCACGACGACCGCGCCGCCGCCATCGCACTCCTGCGCCGCGCGGTCGAACTCGGCGTCGACCACGTCGACACCGCCCAGTTCTACGACAACGGCTTCGTCAACTCCGTCCTCGGCGAGGCGCTGCGGCCCGAAGACGACGTCCTCGTCGTCAGCAAGGTCGGCGCCGAGTCCAACCCCGGCGGTGCCGTCCCGCTGCGCGCCGCGCAACGGCCCGAGCAGCTGCGCGCGAGCGTCGAGGACAACCTGGCCAGCCTCGGCCTCGACCGGATTCCCGTGGTCAACCTGCGTCGCCTCGACGTCGGCCCCGGCGTGCGGGCCGAAGGCGACCAGGTGGTCGACCTCGACGACCAGCTCGCGGTGATGACCGCCCTGCGCGACGAAGGCAAGATCGGCGCGATCGGGCTCAGCGCCGTCACCCTCGACGGGCTGCGTCACGCGCTCCCGGCCGGGATCGCCTGCGTGCAGAACTCCTACAGCCTCGTGGCCCGCGACAACGAGGACATGGTGCGGCTGTGCGCGGCCGAAGGTATCGCCTGGGTGCCCTTCTTCCCGCTGGGCGGCGCCTTCCCCGGTATGCCGAAGGTGGCCGACGAGCCCGCCGTGATCGACGCCGCGAAGGCCCTGGACGCCACCCCCGCGCAGGTCGGTCTCGCGTGGCTGCTGCACCACTCCCCGAACGTGCACCTCATCCCCGGCACCGCGAGCATCGACCACCTGGAGGCCAACATCGCCGCGGGCTCGCTCGTGCTCGACGAAGCCACCCTCGCCTCCCTGGACGCCGTGCCGACCAGGGCACAGGAAATCCCGCTCGGCTAA
- a CDS encoding TetR/AcrR family transcriptional regulator has translation MSSPRPGRADARRNREKLLSVARDVFTSAEGPVSLEAIARAAGVGIGTLYRHFPTREALVEAVYAAELDEVTALAESLLREQPPEAALRAWMARYAAFVATKRGMLDTLRAGWASGAISTTTTRERITTAIGAILAEGARTGEFRDDVEALDVTTLLLGTLLVTTADSPPNQVGRLFDLIVDALRPAVTPSRSPSTDDCPPKT, from the coding sequence TTGAGTTCGCCCCGTCCGGGCCGCGCCGACGCCCGGCGCAACCGGGAAAAGCTCCTCAGCGTCGCGCGGGACGTGTTCACCTCCGCCGAGGGACCGGTCTCGCTGGAAGCCATCGCCCGCGCGGCCGGGGTCGGGATCGGCACGCTCTACCGCCATTTCCCGACGCGCGAGGCACTGGTGGAGGCCGTCTACGCCGCCGAACTCGACGAAGTGACCGCCCTCGCCGAGTCGCTGCTGCGCGAACAGCCACCGGAAGCCGCGCTGCGGGCGTGGATGGCGCGCTACGCGGCGTTCGTCGCGACCAAGCGCGGAATGCTCGACACGTTGCGCGCCGGGTGGGCCTCGGGTGCCATCTCGACGACCACCACCCGGGAGCGCATCACCACGGCGATCGGCGCGATCCTGGCCGAGGGGGCGCGCACGGGGGAGTTCCGCGACGACGTCGAGGCCCTCGACGTCACCACGCTGCTGCTCGGCACGCTGCTCGTCACGACGGCCGACAGCCCGCCGAACCAGGTCGGCAGGCTGTTCGACCTGATCGTCGACGCGCTGCGACCGGCGGTGACGCCTTCGAGATCACCTTCGACGGACGACTGCCCGCCGAAAACCTGA
- a CDS encoding glycosyltransferase produces the protein MRVLFASLASVGHTYPLIPLAIAVRDAGHEVHFAAGENVHAPLLRNELRPFRPADSFYEIYAEDLEPELARLRPDLVVHEWGLPGAALAAHRAGIPGLWHGFGRMIPEGIGLQPPTSATGAPDRPHLDICPPSLQDKDFLATAERIELRPVPYSEPALPAWPVDRASRPLIYLTLGTAFGTPEVLTTAIHGLTALDAHVVVATGRVPPDQLGTVPDNVTVRPWVPQADLLPHADVIVHHGGSGTALGALTVGAPQLILPQGADQFANAEALSDAGAALRLLPDEVSTEAITEHARKLLPHHGNTGHRDAARAIAEEIAGMPSPDEIAHHLPKWADG, from the coding sequence ATGCGCGTACTCTTCGCCAGCCTGGCCTCGGTCGGCCATACCTACCCGCTGATCCCGCTCGCGATCGCCGTCCGGGATGCCGGGCACGAGGTGCATTTCGCCGCCGGCGAGAACGTCCACGCACCGCTGCTCAGGAATGAACTCCGGCCCTTTCGTCCCGCGGATTCGTTCTACGAGATCTACGCCGAGGATCTCGAACCGGAACTGGCACGGTTACGGCCCGACCTCGTCGTGCATGAATGGGGACTACCGGGGGCCGCCCTCGCCGCGCACCGCGCCGGGATTCCCGGCCTCTGGCACGGGTTCGGCCGCATGATTCCCGAAGGAATCGGACTCCAGCCACCCACGTCGGCCACCGGAGCCCCCGATCGGCCACACCTCGACATCTGCCCACCGTCCTTGCAGGACAAGGACTTTCTCGCGACGGCCGAACGCATCGAACTGCGTCCCGTTCCCTATTCCGAACCGGCACTGCCCGCGTGGCCCGTCGATCGTGCTTCGCGACCACTGATCTACCTGACGCTCGGCACCGCATTCGGCACCCCAGAGGTGCTGACCACGGCCATCCACGGCCTGACGGCACTCGACGCGCACGTCGTGGTCGCCACCGGCCGGGTGCCCCCGGATCAGCTCGGCACTGTGCCGGACAACGTCACGGTCCGGCCCTGGGTGCCGCAAGCGGACCTGCTGCCGCACGCCGATGTGATCGTGCATCACGGCGGCAGCGGTACCGCCCTCGGCGCGCTGACCGTCGGCGCCCCGCAGCTGATCCTGCCCCAGGGAGCCGACCAGTTCGCCAACGCCGAAGCGCTCAGCGACGCGGGCGCCGCACTGCGCCTCCTGCCGGATGAGGTGAGCACGGAAGCCATCACCGAACACGCCCGGAAGCTGTTGCCACACCACGGAAACACCGGGCACCGCGACGCGGCCCGCGCGATCGCCGAGGAGATCGCCGGCATGCCCTCGCCGGACGAGATCGCCCACCACCTGCCGAAATGGGCGGATGGATGA